A genome region from Arachis duranensis cultivar V14167 chromosome 6, aradu.V14167.gnm2.J7QH, whole genome shotgun sequence includes the following:
- the LOC107493240 gene encoding GDSL esterase/lipase EXL3, with amino-acid sequence MVVSTMKLWLCGGCLFLRCIILLGVLCKTKGLVKLPPNVTVPAVFVFGDSIVDTGNNNDNKLTPAKCNYPPYGKDFKGSIPTGRFSNGKVPSDLIVEDLGIKEYLPAYLDPNLQSSDLLTGVNFASGGAGYDPLTSLSAAAISLSGQVDLFKECIGKLKGEVGEERSNFILNNSFYIVVFGSNDISNTYFLTRVRQLQYDLPTYTDILLKSASNFLKELYQLGARRIAVFGIPPLGCIPFQRTAAGGIERNCAEQINDAAKFFNAKLSNKLDSFNQQFPDARTVYIDVYTPLLDIILNYQKYGYKVANKGCCGTGIIEVVELCNRFVPTCPNDLEYVFWDSFHPTEVVYKSLISPIVSKYLPKFL; translated from the exons ATGGTTGTTTCTACTATGAAACTGTGGTTATGTGGTGGTTGTTTGTTCCTCCGTTGCATAATATTGTTAGGTGTGTTATGCAAAACAAAGGGATTAGTGAAACTGCCACCGAATGTAACGGTTCCGGCAGTGTTTGTGTTTGGAGATTCCATCGTGGACACAGGAAATAACAACGATAACAAGCTAACGCCGGCAAAATGCAACTACCCGCCGTATGGCAAAGATTTCAAGGGAAGCATACCGACTGGCCGCTTCAGCAATGGCAAGGTTCCGTCAGACCTTATTG TTGAAGATTTAGGTATTAAAGAGTATCTACCAGCATACTTGGATCCAAATCTCCAATCTAGTGATTTGCTTACTGGAGTGAATTTTGCATCTGGTGGTGCTGGATATGACCCTCTCACTTCACTATCAGCG GCTGCTATATCTTTATCGGGACAAGTAGATTTGTTCAAAGAATGCATAGGGAAGTTGAAAGGAGAGGTTGGAGAGGAGAGAAGCAATTTCATCCTAAACAACAGTTTCTATATTGTGGTGTTTGGAAGCAATGACATCTCCAACACCTACTTCTTGACTCGCGTTAGACAGTTACAATATGACCTTCCTACTTACACTGACATTCTCCTCAAATCAGCTTCTAATTTCTTGAAGGAATTATACCAACTTGGTGCAAGGAGAATTGCAGTATTCGGTATTCCACCCCTTGGATGTATACCATTTCAGAGGACGGCAGCTGGTGGAATAGAAAGAAATTGTGCAGAACAAATAAATGATGCTGCAAAGTTCTTTAATGCCAAACTCTCAAACAAGCTTGATTCCTTTAATCAACAATTTCCAGATGCCAGGACTGTTTACATTGATGTTTACACCCCTCTTCTCGATATCATTCTAAACTACCAAAAATATG GTTATAAAGTGGCAAACAAAGGTTGCTGTGGAACAGGGATAATAGAGGTAGTGGAATTATGCAATCGATTTGTTCCAACGTGTCCCAATGATTTGGAGTATGTCTTTTGGGATAGCTTTCACCCTACCGAGGTCGTTTACAAAAGCCTCATTTCTCCtattgtttctaaatatctccCCAAATTCTTGTGA
- the LOC107493239 gene encoding GDSL esterase/lipase EXL3 isoform X2: MVLSMNKKNLFPSPPGSICHLLLLLVIIPLRTLGLVRLPPNVTIPAVFVFGDSIMDTGNNNNNLKTEARCNFPPYGEDLEGGGMPTGRFSNGKVPSDFVGIKQLLPPYLDPNLQPTDLVTGVCFASGGAGYDPLTSKLASAIHFDSQIEMFKDYIGKLRGVVGEERAEYIIENSLYLVVMGSNDISNTYFLSHVRQLEYDVPAYTDLLLRLASTYFKEIYELGARRIGVFSTPPIGCVPFQRTVAGGITRHCVDKINDACKLFNAKLPNALDSLNRNLPDSRFVFIDVYNPLLDVIVNYPKYGYKIEDRGCCGTGKIEVTFLCTQLQPTCPNVLDHVFWDSFHPTQSVYKKLVASVLQKYIQPLSV; this comes from the exons ATGGTTCTTTCTATGAATAAGAAGAACCTGTTTCCTTCACCACCTGGTTCAATTTGTCACTTATtgcttcttttagttattattcCCTTAAGAACATTGGGTCTTGTGAGATTGCCACCAAATGTTACTATTCCTGCAGTGTTTGTGTTTGGAGATTCCATAATGGATACtggaaacaacaacaacaacttgaaaacggAAGCAAGGTGCAATTTCCCACCATATGGAGAAGATCTTGAAGGTGGAGGAATGCCTACTGGAAGGTTTAGCAATGGAAAGGTTCCATCAGATTTTGTAG GCATTAAACAGCTTCTACCACCATATTTGGATCCAAATCTACAACCCACTGATCTTGTCACCGGTGTCTGCTTTGCATCCGGTGGCGCCGGCTATGATCCCTTAACGTCAAAACTTGCG TCAGCGATACATTTTGACTCTCAAATAGAAATGTTCAAAGATTACATAGGCAAGTTAAGAGGGGTGGTTGGAGAAGAGAGAGCAGAGTACATAATAGAGAACAGCCTTTATCTTGTTGTCATGGGCAGTAATGACATTTCCAACACATACTTCTTGTCACATGTTAGACAGTTGGAATATGATGTCCCTGCTTACACTGATCTATTGCTCCGCTTAGCCTCTACTTACTTTAAG GAAATATATGAACTTGGGGCAAGGAGAATAGGAGTATTCAGCACTCCCCCAATTGGGTGCGTACCGTTTCAGAGAACAGTGGCTGGAGGAATAACAAGACACTGTGTGGATAAGataaatgatgcatgcaagttATTTAACGCCAAACTGCCAAATGCATTGGATTCCCTCAACAGGAATTTGCCAGATTCCAGATTTGTATTTATTGATGTCTACAACCCTTTACTTGATGTTATTGTCAACTACCCAAAATATG GGTATAAAATTGAAGACAGAGGGTGCTGTGGCACGGGCAAAATAGAAGTTACGTTTTTATGCACGCAGTTGCAACCAACTTGTCCCAACGTTTTGGATCATGTTTTTTGGGACAGTTTTCACCCGACGCAATCTGTTTACAAAAAGCTCGTCGCCTCTGTTCTACAAAAATACATACAGCCTCTTTCCGTGTGA
- the LOC107493239 gene encoding GDSL esterase/lipase EXL3 isoform X1 produces the protein MVLSMNKKNLFPSPPGSICHLLLLLVIIPLRTLGLVRLPPNVTIPAVFVFGDSIMDTGNNNNNLKTEARCNFPPYGEDLEGGGMPTGRFSNGKVPSDFVVEELGIKQLLPPYLDPNLQPTDLVTGVCFASGGAGYDPLTSKLASAIHFDSQIEMFKDYIGKLRGVVGEERAEYIIENSLYLVVMGSNDISNTYFLSHVRQLEYDVPAYTDLLLRLASTYFKEIYELGARRIGVFSTPPIGCVPFQRTVAGGITRHCVDKINDACKLFNAKLPNALDSLNRNLPDSRFVFIDVYNPLLDVIVNYPKYGYKIEDRGCCGTGKIEVTFLCTQLQPTCPNVLDHVFWDSFHPTQSVYKKLVASVLQKYIQPLSV, from the exons ATGGTTCTTTCTATGAATAAGAAGAACCTGTTTCCTTCACCACCTGGTTCAATTTGTCACTTATtgcttcttttagttattattcCCTTAAGAACATTGGGTCTTGTGAGATTGCCACCAAATGTTACTATTCCTGCAGTGTTTGTGTTTGGAGATTCCATAATGGATACtggaaacaacaacaacaacttgaaaacggAAGCAAGGTGCAATTTCCCACCATATGGAGAAGATCTTGAAGGTGGAGGAATGCCTACTGGAAGGTTTAGCAATGGAAAGGTTCCATCAGATTTTGTAG TTGAAGAATTAGGCATTAAACAGCTTCTACCACCATATTTGGATCCAAATCTACAACCCACTGATCTTGTCACCGGTGTCTGCTTTGCATCCGGTGGCGCCGGCTATGATCCCTTAACGTCAAAACTTGCG TCAGCGATACATTTTGACTCTCAAATAGAAATGTTCAAAGATTACATAGGCAAGTTAAGAGGGGTGGTTGGAGAAGAGAGAGCAGAGTACATAATAGAGAACAGCCTTTATCTTGTTGTCATGGGCAGTAATGACATTTCCAACACATACTTCTTGTCACATGTTAGACAGTTGGAATATGATGTCCCTGCTTACACTGATCTATTGCTCCGCTTAGCCTCTACTTACTTTAAG GAAATATATGAACTTGGGGCAAGGAGAATAGGAGTATTCAGCACTCCCCCAATTGGGTGCGTACCGTTTCAGAGAACAGTGGCTGGAGGAATAACAAGACACTGTGTGGATAAGataaatgatgcatgcaagttATTTAACGCCAAACTGCCAAATGCATTGGATTCCCTCAACAGGAATTTGCCAGATTCCAGATTTGTATTTATTGATGTCTACAACCCTTTACTTGATGTTATTGTCAACTACCCAAAATATG GGTATAAAATTGAAGACAGAGGGTGCTGTGGCACGGGCAAAATAGAAGTTACGTTTTTATGCACGCAGTTGCAACCAACTTGTCCCAACGTTTTGGATCATGTTTTTTGGGACAGTTTTCACCCGACGCAATCTGTTTACAAAAAGCTCGTCGCCTCTGTTCTACAAAAATACATACAGCCTCTTTCCGTGTGA